Within Rothia sp. ZJ932, the genomic segment CAGTACACTGCGGGTAAAGACCCGCAGCATTCCACGAATTTTGACTGGCTGATTGCCCTGTCATATGCTTTGCGCGACCAGGCGGTGGAGCCTTGGTTTGCATCAACCCGTCGTACCTGGGATGAGGATCGCAAGCGCGTTTATTACCTCTCCATGGAGTTCCTCATTGGCCGACTGATGGAAGATTTGGCGACCAACCTCGGTATTCGCGATACCGCAGCTGAGGCGCTGGCTGATTTGGGTGTGGATTTTGAGACCGTCGTCCGCGAAGAACCTGATGCTGCTCTCGGTAACGGTGGTCTGGGGCGTTTGGCAGCTTGCTACATGGAATCTATGGCAACTGTTGGTTGCCCCGCCTACGGTTACGGCCTGCGCTACGAGCACGGTTTGTTCGAGCAGAGCTTTGAAGACGGACGCCAGCAGGAAAACCCTGAGAACTGGCTGGCTCACGGTACTCCCTGGGATTTCAGTCGCCCCGAATCGGTCTACGGCGTGGGCTTTGGCGGTGATGTCTATGAAGAGAACGGTGTCTTGCGCTGGAATCCCGGCACTCACGTCCAGGCGCAGGCATTTGATACCCCGATTGTTGGTTACGGCGCTCAGTGGGCTAACACCCTGCGTCTGTGGGCGGCAACCCCCAATGCTGATCTCTTCGATTTGGGTCGATTTAACTCCGGTGAGTTCGCGGCAGCCTCCGAAGCTGAAACTATGGCGCGTAGCCTCAGCCGTGTACTCTACCCCAATGACACGACGGACGGTGGAAAGCAGTTGCGCCTGTCGCAGGAGTACTTTCTGACCTCGGCGTCCGTTCAAGATATCGTGCGTCGTCACCTGGTGGGTCATGATTCTTTGGAGAACCTTGATCAGCACGCTGCTATTCAGATGAACGATACGCACCCGGCAATTGCTGGTCCTGAACTTATTCGTATTCTGGTTGATGAACACGGTTTCGATTTTGACCGCGCTGTTAATCTCTCAACCCGCGTTTTGGGTTACACCAACCATACTCTGCTGCCCGAGGCGCTGGAGCGTTGGACTGTTGGCTTGATGCGCAATGTTCTGCCGCGTCACCTGCAGATTATCGAGCGTTTGGACCAGAAGTTGGTTGAGCTGCAGGCAGGCTCGGCGCACCCTGACCGCCTGATTTCGGGCGACCAGGTCAATATGGGTAGCTTGGCTTTTAGCACCAGCCACAAGGTAAACGGTGTTTCGGCGCTGCACACCGAGCTGGTGAAGACCGAGCTGTTCCCGGTGCAGAACGCACTCAACCCCGATCGCATTGTGAACGTTACCAACGGTATTACTCCCCGCCGCTGGCTGAAGATTGCTAACCCCGCTTTGGCGACCTTGATTACCGAGACCATCGGTGAGGGTTGGGAAACTGACCTTGATCGTCTGCGTGAACTTGAGCCCTATGCTGATGATCCCCAGTTCTTGGACGCTTTTGGGCAGACAAAGAAGGAAGCCAAGCTGCGCTTTACGCAGTGGTTGAAGGATGAACACGGCATTGTGTTGCCCACCGATGCGCTCTTTGACTCGCAGGTCAAGCGCATGCACGAGTACAAGCGTCAGCTGCTGAACATCATGTGGACCATCGCGCATTACCAGCGCATTAAGCGTAATCCCAACGCAGGGTGGGTTCCCCGTGTGAAGATTTTTGCTGGTAAGGCAGCACCCAGTTACCACACCGCTAAAGACATCATTAAGTTGATTAATGACGTTGCCGAGGTTGTGAACAATGATCCCGAGACCAACCACTTGCTGCGCATCGCTTTCCCGCCTAACTACAACGTGTCGATGGCAGAGAAGCTGATTCCCGCGTCCGATCTCAGTGAACAGATTTCAACTGCAGGCATGGAGGCATCGGGTACCGGCAACATGAAGTTCGCTCTCAACGGCGCGCTAACCATCGGCACTCTCGATGGCGCTAACGTTGAAATCCGTGAGCATGTGGGTGCGGAGAACTTCTTCCTCTTTGGTTTGACCACTGAGCAGGTCGCTGAACGTCGCAGCCAGCCCGGTCACTCCAGGGCAGCCATTGAGAAGAGCCAGGCACTGCGCGATATTCTTCAGGCAGTCGCAGAGGGCACCTTCAGCAAAGAAGAGCCCTACCGTTTCGGTCAGCTGGTCGACAACATGTGGAACAGCGACTGGTTCTTGGTTGCCTCAGACTTCGATGATTATGACCGTGCTCAACAAGAAGTCGAAGAAGCATACCGCGACGAGACTCGCTGGCAGCGCATGGCAGTTCTGAACATTGCCCGCATGGGGTACTTCAGTTCAGACCGTTCAGTGCGTGACTACATGAGAGAAGTATGGGGCATTGACTCAGCCCTGTAAGGCTTAGTCGCTGCACACTAAGGAGCAAGATCACCCATGATAACTGAGTCAGAAGCACGAGCACTCGCAGCAGGAAAACACCCAGACCCATTTCGGGTTCTGGGACCGAGCGAGGATGGTCTGGTAGTTCTTATACCAGGCGCTCAAAAGGTATGGGCTGTTAACAGCACTGATCAAAGCGAGCTGACTCAGTTATGGGGTGACCTACCGGTCTTTAGCGGGCAGTTGCTTCCCTATTACAAGCTACGCATCCAGTGGGTCAGTGGATGGGTAGATGAGAGAGAAGATCCATACCGGTTCTCCCCCGTTTTGGGTGCTGTTGATGAGTACTTGGTGGGTGAGGGTCGGCACGAGAGCCTGTGGACGACACTCGGTTCTCACCCGATGACTCACGAGGGGGTACAGGGAGTCCACTTTGCCGTGTGGGCACCTAATGCCCGGCGGGTATCTGTAGTGGGCGCTTTTAACCACTGGAACGGTATTGCCCACCCCATGCGTCCGCGCGGTTCTAGCGGAATCTGGGAGCTCTTTATTCCCGGTCTGGGCGAAGGCGAAATCTACAAGTATGAAATCTTGGGCGCTCATGATCAGGTGCTGCCTCTCAAAGCAGACCCCGTAGCGATAGGTGCCCAGCTACCCCCTGAAACCGCCTCAGTGGTGCGGTCTTTAGGGCGTTACAAGTGGTCAGACGAGCAATGGCTAGCGACGCGCTCGCAAGCCCAAGCACTGGATGCTCCGGTGAGTATCTACGAGGTTCATTTAGAATCCTGGCGTAAAGAGGGCTGGCAGAATCTGATTGATTATGTAGCTGATTTGGGCTTTACCCACATCGAGGTTCTGCCCATTACAGAGCATCCCTTCGGTGGTTCTTGGGGCTATCAGCCGGTGGGTATGTACGCCCCCACCTCACGGTTGGGTACTCCTGAGGATTTCCAGGCGTTTGTTGATTGCGCCCATCAGCGCGGACTCGGGGTTCTTGCCGACTGGGTTCCCGGTCATTTCCCCACGGACGCTCACGGCCTGGGTGAGTTCGACGGCACGGCTCTCTACGAGCACCAGAACCCGCAGGAGGGTTTCCATCCCGATTGGAACACCCTGATTTATAACTACGGTAGACCAGAAGTTGCCGGTCATTTGCGTTCTAATGCGCTCTATTGGCTACAGGAGTATCACCTCGATGGTCTGCGCGTCGATGCCGTAGCGTCCATTATTCACCGTGACTATTCCCGAGAGCCCGGTCAGTGGGTGCCCAATAAAGACGGCGGCAACGAGAACTACGAGGCTATCGACTTTATTCAGAGCACTAATGACGCCATTGCACGCACCGTTGAAGGGGCGATGATGGTCGCTGAAGAATCAACGACATTCCCCGGCGTGACCCGAGAGACCCAGCACGGTGGTCTGGGCTTTGACTACAAGTGGAACATGGGCTGGATGAATGATTCACTCAAGTACTTTGGTCTTGACCCGATTTACCGCAAGCATCACTCTAACCTGCTGACATTCGGGTTCACTTATCTTTTCAGCGAACGCTTCATGTTGCCCATTAGCCACGATGAAGTGGTACACGGCAAGGGGTCACTGTACGGACGCATGCCCGGAGATCATGCCGCGAAACTCGGCAATCTCAAAGCATTTTTGGCTTATATGTGGGCTTACCCCGGCAAGAAGTTGCTGTTTATGGGTCAGGAATTTGGTCAGCCCCGCGAGTGGGATTACCGGGGCGAACTTCAGTGGGATATCCTGACCGACCCCGGTCACGCAGGTGTTCTTGAACTGGTACGCGACCTCAATGCGCTGTACCGCAATCAGCCTGCTCTTCATCGGCGGGAGATGACTCCCGAAGGTTTCCAGTGGTTACTGGTGGATTCCATCGACGAGCAGGTATACGCCTGGCTGCGTCGTGGTGCCCTAGGCGACCCTCATATTGTTGTGGTAATGAATCTAACCCCCGTAGAGCGCGAGGGGTTCCGTGTGCCTTTCCCCCTCGCAGGTCGCTGGGTTGAAGCACTCAATACCGATTCTTCTCACTACCACGGTGGCAACCGCGGTCACGATGGTGCCATCGAAACTGAGCCCGTGCCTATGGGCAACGAAGCTCAATCCGCTCTGCTCACGCTCCCGCCCCTTTCAGTTATCTATTTTGTTGAGGATCAATCATGAACCTTTCTGTGCCCACCAGTGTTCGGGACTCCAAGCACCGTCTCTCCAGCCAAGCCATGGCTTTCGTCCTCGCGGGCGGACGCGGTAGCCGACTAGAGGAACTAACCGACAGGCGCGCTAAGCCTGCTGTTCAGTTCGGCGGCAACGCGCGTATCATCGACTTCCCCCTGTCAAATGCCTACAACTCAGGTATTCGCAAGATGGCGGTTGCAACCCAGTACAAGGCGCACTCTTTGATCCGTCACCTGCAGCGCGGCTGGAGCTTCTTCCGCGCAGAACGCGGTGAGTTCCTCGATATCCTCCCCGCGAGCCAGCGTGTATCGGAAAACCAGTGGTACCTGGGCACCGCCGATGCCATCTACCAGAACATTGACATTGTGGATGATTACAATGTCTCTTACGTCATTGTTCTTGCAGGCGATCACGTCTACAAAATGGACTACGAGATCATGTTGCAGGATCACGTCGAAAAAGGCGCGGGTGTTACCGTCGGCTGCTTGACTGTTCCCCGTGAAGAGGCAAGCGGTTTCGGTGTGATGGCAGTTGATAACAATAGCCGCATCGTTGATTTCCTCGAAAAGCCTGCTGATCCTCCCGGTACCCCCGAAAATCCTGATCAGTCCCTCGCGTCCATGGGCATCTACATCTTCGATTGGGCATTCTTGCGCGAAATTCTGTTAGAAGATGCAGCTGATATTTCTTCTTCCCACGATTTCGGTCACGACATCATTCCTAAGATTGTGGCAGACGGTCGAGCATACGCCCACCGATTCGCGGATTCTTGTATCACCAGCGGTCTCGAAGTTGAAGCTTACTGGCGCGATGTCGGTACTCTTGATTCTTTCTGGCAGGCGAATCTCGATTTGACCAGTCCCATTCCCCCGCTAGATCTCTACGATCGTACCTGGCCAATTTGGACCTACGGAGAGATCACCCCTCCTGCAAAGTTTGTTCACAACAAGGGCGAACGCCGCGGTGTTGCAACTGACTCCCTTATTTCAGGTGGTTGTGTTATCTCGGGGGCATCGGTAGAGAACTCTTTGCTGTTTACGGGTACTCGTGTCCACTCCTATGCACAAGTAGAGCAGACCGTTATTCTGCCCCAGGTAAATATCGCGCGTTCAGCTGAGCTGACCCGCTGTATTATTGATAGCCGTGTGCGTATTCCCGAGAATCTTGTTGTAGGGCAAGATCCCGAAGAAGATGCACGCTGGTTCCGAGTCACCTCCGGTGGGGTAACACTTATTACTCAGCGCATGTTAGATCATCGCGCTTCTGTTCTAGAAGGATAATTCTTATGGCTCGACGCACACGACGTATTCTTTCGGTTGCCTCCGAATGCGTACCTCTGATGAAAACTGGCGGTCTCGCCGATGTGGTGGGGGCGCTGCCTGCAGCTCTTGAGCCTTTGGGGTGGTCATCCAAGGTGCTGCTTCCGGCTTATCCGGGCTTGCTCGATCGCGTAGAGCGCGGTGTTCGGGTGTGGTGCGATGAGGATTTGTTTGGCGGTCCTGCAGCTGTTGTGCGCGGTACGGTCGATGGGTTGAAAGTTTTGTTACTGGATGCTCCCCACCTCTTTGCCCGCGATGGTGGTCCTTACTCAGCGAACGGTCACGATCACCACGATAATCACATCAGGTTTGCTGCGCTGAGCTGGGTTGGTGCACAGATCGCGATGCACGGTACCAGCGATCGATGGAAGCCTGATGTGGTGCATGTACATGACTGGCAGGCGGGCTTAGTGCCTTCGTATCTCAAGTACGCTGGCTCTTCGGTACCCACCGTTATGACCGTTCATAACATTGCGTTTCAGGGTATCGTTGGGTCGGATGAGTTAGATAGTATACGTCTTCCTCGCTGGGACTTTACCCCAGAGGCACTGGAGTATCACGGTAATCTTTCTACGCTCAAAGCCGGTATGATTCACGCTTCACGTTTGACGACGGTGAGTCCAAGCTACGCCCAGGAACTCACAACCCCCGAGTTCGGGTTTGGTTTGGAGGGTGTTGTCTCAGTCCGTCGCGAGCGCGGTGAGCTTTGGGGCATCATTAACGGTATTGATACCAAGGTATGGGATCCAGCTGCCGATGAGCATGTTGTTCCCTACTCAGTAGCTGATCCTGTAGGTAAGGCTGTTAACCGCCAGCGGGTGCTTGATGAGTTTAATCTTGAGCAGCCCACCGGACCTTTGGCTGTGGTGGTAACCCGTCTGACCTATCAAAAAGGTATTGACCTGATGGTTCAAGCGTTACCCGGTTTCTTGGAACGCGGTGGAGCGGTCGCAATTCTAGGTTCAGGTGACGCTGAATATGAGGCTGCGCTCAGCGATTTAGCGGCACGTTACCCCGGTAAGGTGGGTCTGTGTCTGGGCTACGACGAAGCGCTAAGCCACCGTTTGTATGCTGCCGGTGATGTGGTGTTGGTGCCCTCTCGTTTTGAACCCAGCGGTCTGACCCAGCTGTACGGTATGCGCTATGGTGCGATACCGGTGGTTGCCGCTACCGGTGGTCTGCGTGATACCGTTTGCGATGCAACGCCTGAGAATCTTGAACGTGAAGTAGCTACCGGTTTCACCTTTGGGGACGCTTACTTGGGCGGCACCATTGATGCCGGTGGTCTGAGTTTTGCTCTGGGTCGTGCCGCTGATCTTTACGCTGATACTCCGGCGTGGGAAAAGCTCCGTACAACCGCTATGACCGCTCCAGTAAGTTGGGATGGTTCCGCGCAGCAGTATCACGCACTTTTGAGCGATTTGGTTTCATGAGGGTAGAGGTCTGGGCGCCGCAGGCAGAGCAGGTATGGTTTTGTCTTTTTGATGAGAGCGGTGAAGAAACACGTCACGAGCTTGATCGTTGTGAAGGTGAGTACTGGGTGGGCAATATTGCTGAGGCTATCCCCGGTCGTCGTTACGGACTGCGCGCTTCGGGTGAGGGATCGGTCTTTAACCCTCAGAAGCTGCTCATTGATCCGTGGGCGCAACTGATAGAGTCCACCCTCACCTGGAACCCGCTGATGGCAGGTGATAACGCTGAGGACAGCGCAAAAGTAGTGCCCAAGGGTATTATCATGGCACCGGCCGATGATGGGTTGGATCCTGTTTCTAACCGTCCCCAGCACGCGTGGGAAGACACTGTGATTGTGGAGGCGCATGTTAAGGGTCTGACGCAGAATCATCCGGATGTCGCCCCCGAGCTTCGGGGTAGCTACGCGGCTCTTGCTCAGCCCGCTGTAATTGAGCACCTGAAGACCATCGGTGCAACAGCTCTAGAGCTTTTGCCGGTGCAAACCTTCATTGATGATCAGCACGTGGTGGCTCGGGGGCTGGTGAACTATTGGGGTTATCAGCCTATCGGGTTCTCTGCTCTAGAGCCTCGCTACGCCACTGACCATACGGGTGAACGGGCTGATGCTGAGTTTCGCCAGGCTGTTCATACCCTGCATGAAAACGGCATTGAGGTACTTCTTGATGTGGTCTTCAATCACAGCGGTGAGGGCGATAATCACGGGCCGATTCTCTCAATGCGAGGGCTCAACGATGTGGGTTACTACGTGCGCAACGAGGACTGTTCCTACGCTAATGACACCGGTACGGGCAATACCCTTTCGGTGCGCACTCCCGATGTGATGCGTCTAGTGCTTGATTCGTTGCGCCATTTTGCCCTGCGTTACGGGGTAGATGGTTTCCGTTTCGACCTTGCCACCACGCTAGGACGTACGAGTACCGGTTTTTCGTCGCAGGCAGCTTTCTTCCAGGCAGTGGCACAAGATCCCGTTCTCAGAGATCTTAAAATGATTGCTGAGCCTTGGGACATTGGGTTGGGGGGCTACCAGGTCGGTAGTTTCCCGTACCCTTGGCGCGAGTGGAACGATCAGTACCGCGATACGGTGCGCAGAATCTGGTTGGGTAATGATGGCACGATGGGTCAGCTTGCCTCAGTTCTTCTGGGCAGCGCGAACATCTTTGATCACGACGGCAGACCAGCAACAACCTCCATCAACTTCATCACCGCCCACGATGGTTTCACCGCTCATGATTTAGTGAGCTACTCTCAAAAACACAATGAGGCTAACGGTGAAAATAACCAGGATGGGCACAACGGCAACCACAGCAATAACTTTGGTGTGGAAGGTCCCACCGATGTTCCTGAGATCACGGCGGCACGCTCGCGCAGGGTAAGGGCGATGCTCGCAACGCTCATGTTCTCCCAAGGCGTTCCTATGCTATTGGTGGGCGATGAGATGGGCAACACCCAGCACGGCAATAACAACGCCTACTGCCAAGACAACGAAAAGACTTGGCTTGACTGGGCGTCAGCGGATGCTGATTTGACGGCTTTCGTGGCAGAGCTGACAAAGGTTCGTCGTCGCTTTGCCCCGCTACGCCAAAAGAGTTTCATTCACGGTGAGCACGCCCAATGGTGGCGGGCTGACGGGCAGCCGGTAGAAGAGTTCCAGTGGAACGACCCAGCTTTCCGCTGCGTACAGTTGCAATTGGATGACCTCCTATTGGTCTTCAACACCGGTGAGGGGCACGAGCTGACTCTACCGCCGCATCCGCACGGACGCGACTGGAAGGAAGAGTTCGCAACAGATCTTTACCTACCGCATTCAGTGAGACTCTACTCCTAGCAGCTAACAGGCTCTACGATCCTTTTCCTGAGCTACACTGCAAAACGCCGCCGACGCACCCTCATCCCCCACGGGTTTGAGATAGTGCGCCGGCGGCGTTATTCAATATATGTTTCTTGAATCAGCTACAGCAGAGTCGTCTGTTCAGGCTGCGCATCTTCAGCATGACGCAATTTACCAATGGCTGCTTCAAAATCTGACAGGCTCTCAAAACCCTGATACACACTTGCAAACCTAAGGTAAGCTACCGCATCAAGACGCGACAGTGGTTCCAAAATCGTCAGACCCACCGCATGAGCATCAATCTCTGCCAGCCCCTGCGCACGAATAGTCTCTTCGACCTCCTGCGCCAGCTTCGCGAGCTGATCCTCTGTAACGGGGCGACCCTGACAGGCCTTACGCACACCGCTAACAATCTTCTCACGGTTAAAGGGCTCAGTAACACCCGAACGCTTGATAACGGTCACCGCCGTAGTCTCTACGGTGCTGAACCGGCGTCCACACTGGGTACACTGACGGCGACGGCGAATTGCCGCACCGTCATCTGTGGTACGGGAATCAACAACGCGGGATTCGCTGTGACGGCAGTAAGGGCAAAACACTTTTAGCTGCAGCTCTCTTCTGATGGTGAAAAATTCAGTTTTCAGTCTGTCTTTAGTCTAGCGAGTTCTTGCCGTAATGGCTTGCCCGTGAGCGGGCAAATCCTCTTCTTCAGCCAGAGCCACAATGCTGTCACCGATTTCAGCCAAGGCGTCCTTGCTGTATTCAATAAGCTGAACCGCTTTCATAAAGACGGTAGTGTTGAGCCCCGAGGCAAAAGCTGCGGTGCCAGAAGTGGGCAGTACGTGGTTGGATCCTGCTGCGTAATCTCCCAGAGGAACAGGTGAGTACGAGCCAATAAAAATCGCCCCCGCATTGCGAACCTGTGACGCCACGTCGGCAGCATTTTCAGTATGAATTTCAAGGTGTTCAGCGGCGTAAGCATCAGCAACCAGCACTGATGCTTCTAATGAATCGGTGAGAATAACGCCTGATTGAACGCCCTCAAGGGCAGTGCGGACGCGCTCGCTGTGTTTGGTCGCCGCAGTTTGCGCGGTGATTTCGGCGCGCACCGACTCAGCCAGCTGCTGAGAGTGAGTGATAAGCACAGAGCCTGCGTTGGGGTCGTGTTCCGCCTGAGAGATAAGATCCGCCGCTACAAATGCGGGGGTCGCTGTATCATCAGCGATAACGGCAATTTCGGTGGTTCCCGCCTCACCGTCTACACCCACCACGCCCTGCAAAGCTCGCTTAGCTAGGGCTACAAAAATATTACCGGGACCGGTAATGGTATCAACCGACTCTAAGTAGTCATCCCCATCTGCTACGCCATACGCCATTGCGGCTAATGCCTGCGCCCCTCCGATCGCCCAAACCTCGCTAATACCCAACAAACCGGCTGCCGCCAGAATGGTGGGGTGGGGCATACCGCCAAATTCTTTTTGGGGCGGGGTACACAGAACAATTGACTCAACGCCCGCGGCCTGGGCGGGCACCGTATTCATCACCACCGATGAGGGGTACACCGCCAAGCCACCGGGAACATAGACACCAGCACGGCGCACGGGAGTCCAGCGGTTCACAAGGGTAGCACCGGGAGCAACCTCAACACGCGCGTCTGCAGGACGCTGGACACGCGCAAAAGTGCGAGTGCGCTCAATCGCTACTTCAAGACCGGCACGGACTTCAGGGGTCAAACTGGCAACTGCCTCGTCAATAGCTGACTGAGGCACCCGCAGCGCTCCTTGTTCCACCTGATCGAACTGGGCTGACAGCTCTCGCAGGTACTGCGCACCGCGCTCACGCACACCGGCGATAATCCTTTCGACGGTCTTAGCTGCATTGCCCACGTATTCAGAGGATTGGCGCGGGACGATGGTACGCAACTGCGCGTAGGTATGGTTTGTTCCGCGGAGGTCGATGGTACGTAGGTTAACAGGTGAGAGCTGGTCTTGTGTCATGGTTTTAGTCTACAAGCAGGCGTCTCTTCTCAAAAGATTATGACCGTTTTACACAGGGTTGTAAGTGATATGGGGGGCATGAAAAGCCAGCCACCGAAGATCGATAGCTGGCTGTGGCTCAAACCTAAGGTTCCGAAATGGAGCTACTTGCTGCGGAAGAGTAGGTAGTCCAGTGAAAGGCGACCCGCACCGGTGACAACAAGAACCAGAGCGGGGATGAAGTAGAAGCAGACTGCGGGTTGCCCTCCCCAAGTTACTTTATTGTTAAGTTTCTCGTAAGACCGATCTTATGGTTAAGGTCAAATCATCTTTTAGAACGCAAGGATGGTCTCGCACTCAACCGGTCACAGCGATGCCGCCCCATGAACAAGGTCTTGTACCAAGCACCTATCGTCATCAGGGGCGGCATGTGAAGAAAGTGACTACTGCTGGATCCTCTTACGAGGCATCCAGACAGGTTGGACCAAATATCACCTTAAGATCACTGTAGAGGGCGGGGTTGGGAGTAACCCTCAACTGCGGTGGTATGCGCATCAGAACTTTCTTCGTACGGGTTTGAAGCACAATCCGAACCTCAGACTCGCCGCGGTGGTTTTCCAAGACATCACGCAGGGCGGTAATGGAATCTTGGGTTGCTTTGTACTCGGAAATACAAAGGGTCACCGGACCAGCTTTACCGTCAGCGGTAATTTCTGGCTGCTGCATCTCCTGGGCAGAAATAGTCACCGAGCCATCGTCACGGCGTTGCAGACGTCCCTTAATAGTGCAGATTTGGTCTTCAATAAGAGCATTTGAGTAAGGACCGTAGACCTTACCGAAGAACATAATCTCGATGGAGCCGGTACGGTCTTCTAACTCGATGCGCGCGTAAGGGTTACCACTGGCTTTAGCGATACGCCGTGAGACCGAGGTAATCATACCCGCTACTGTCACGATAGAGCCGTCTCCGCGGCTTGAATCTTCATCCAGCAGAGACTGAATGGACGCGTCCGAAAGGGCATCAAGCTGCTCCTCAAGACCGCGCAGGGGGTGGTCAGACACGTAGAGCCCCAGCATCTCACGTTCAAAGTTGAGCTTGTCTTTCTTTTCCCACTCTGGCAGATCGGGAATAGAAATCATAAGCTCATCAGCAGGGTCGTCTCCCCCACCACCCAAATCACCAAAGAGATCGAACTGACCGGCAGCTTCTTGACGTTTGACCGAGATGTTCGCGTCAATTGCCTCTTCGTGAATCACCGACAAGGGTCTACGTAGGTGCCCCAAATCATCGAAAGCACCAGCTTTAATGAGCGAGTCTACAGTGCGCTTATTACACACCACAGCGGGTACTTTCTTCAGGAAGTCGTGGAAGGATTCAAAGCGCCCCTTCTCTTCACGGGTTTCGACCATAGCGGTCACCACGTTGGCACCGACGTTACGAATAGCGCCCATACCAAAGCGAATATCTTTGCCTACAGGGGTGAAGTTCAGCGCTGACTCGTTAACATCGGGCGGCAACACCGTGATGTTCATGTGACGGCACTCGTTAAGATACAGAGCCAGCTTGTCTTTATCATCGCCCACTGATGTCAGCAGCGCAGCCATGTATTCCTGCGGGTAATGGGCCTTGAGGTATGCCGTCCAGTAGGAAACCAAACCGTAGGCTGCGGTGTGCGCCTTGTTAAAAGCATAGTCAGAGAAAGGCAACAGAATATCCCAGAGCGCCTTAACAGCCTCTTCTGAGAAGCCGTTATCGAGCATGCCCTGATGGAAGGTCGCGTACTGTTTATCCAGCTCCGCTTTCTTCTTCTTGCCCATGGCTCGACGCAGAATATCAGCCTCACCCAGAGAGTAGCCCGCGACTTTCTGAGCAATCGCCATAACCTGTTCCTGATATACAATCAGGCCGTAGGTGGTGTTAAGAATCTCCGCCAGCGGCTCTTCAAGCTCGGGGTGAATCGGGGTAACTTCCTGCAGACCGTTCTTACGCAAGGCGTAGTTGGTGTGCGAGTTAGCGCCCATAGGACCGGGGCGGTAGAGGGCAAGCACCGCGGAAATATGTTCAAAGTGATCGGGCTGCATAAGTTTCAGCAACTGACGCATGGGCCCGCCATCGAGCTGGAACACACCGAGGGTATCGCCACGAGCTAGCAGCTTGTACGACTCAACATCATCAATTTCGAGGGTTTCAAGATCAAGCTCTTCATCGCGGTTCATCTTAATGTTTTCGAGCGCATCCGAGATGATAGTGAGGTTACGCAGACCCAAGAAATCCATCTTGATCAGACCCAGACCCTCACAGGTGGGGTAATCAAACTGGGTAATGACCTGACCATCTTGCTCACGGCGCATAATCGGAATCACGTCAATGAGATTATGGCTCGACATGATGACGCCCGCAGCGTGTACGCCCCACTGACGTTTCAGCCCCTCAATACCCTTAGCGGTTTCAAAAACCTTCGCTGAATCAGGGTCGGTTTCAATCAGCTCGCGCAGATCGCCCGCGTCCTTGTAACGTTTGTCCTCAGGGTTATAGACATTCGCCAGGGCAATGTTCTTACCCATCACATCATCGGGCATCGCCTTAGTCAGGCGCTCACCGGTAGAGAAGGGGTAGCCCAGCACGCGCGAGGAGTCTTTAAGAGCCTGTTTTGCCTTGATAGTACCGTAGGTAACGATCATCGCTACCTTGTCTTCGCCATAC encodes:
- the glgA gene encoding glycogen synthase GlgA, with amino-acid sequence MARRTRRILSVASECVPLMKTGGLADVVGALPAALEPLGWSSKVLLPAYPGLLDRVERGVRVWCDEDLFGGPAAVVRGTVDGLKVLLLDAPHLFARDGGPYSANGHDHHDNHIRFAALSWVGAQIAMHGTSDRWKPDVVHVHDWQAGLVPSYLKYAGSSVPTVMTVHNIAFQGIVGSDELDSIRLPRWDFTPEALEYHGNLSTLKAGMIHASRLTTVSPSYAQELTTPEFGFGLEGVVSVRRERGELWGIINGIDTKVWDPAADEHVVPYSVADPVGKAVNRQRVLDEFNLEQPTGPLAVVVTRLTYQKGIDLMVQALPGFLERGGAVAILGSGDAEYEAALSDLAARYPGKVGLCLGYDEALSHRLYAAGDVVLVPSRFEPSGLTQLYGMRYGAIPVVAATGGLRDTVCDATPENLEREVATGFTFGDAYLGGTIDAGGLSFALGRAADLYADTPAWEKLRTTAMTAPVSWDGSAQQYHALLSDLVS
- the nrdR gene encoding transcriptional regulator NrdR, with translation MFCPYCRHSESRVVDSRTTDDGAAIRRRRQCTQCGRRFSTVETTAVTVIKRSGVTEPFNREKIVSGVRKACQGRPVTEDQLAKLAQEVEETIRAQGLAEIDAHAVGLTILEPLSRLDAVAYLRFASVYQGFESLSDFEAAIGKLRHAEDAQPEQTTLL
- the glgX gene encoding glycogen debranching protein GlgX, which encodes MGKAPYNRYDRSSKLGWFRAAVSRTFERFGFMRVEVWAPQAEQVWFCLFDESGEETRHELDRCEGEYWVGNIAEAIPGRRYGLRASGEGSVFNPQKLLIDPWAQLIESTLTWNPLMAGDNAEDSAKVVPKGIIMAPADDGLDPVSNRPQHAWEDTVIVEAHVKGLTQNHPDVAPELRGSYAALAQPAVIEHLKTIGATALELLPVQTFIDDQHVVARGLVNYWGYQPIGFSALEPRYATDHTGERADAEFRQAVHTLHENGIEVLLDVVFNHSGEGDNHGPILSMRGLNDVGYYVRNEDCSYANDTGTGNTLSVRTPDVMRLVLDSLRHFALRYGVDGFRFDLATTLGRTSTGFSSQAAFFQAVAQDPVLRDLKMIAEPWDIGLGGYQVGSFPYPWREWNDQYRDTVRRIWLGNDGTMGQLASVLLGSANIFDHDGRPATTSINFITAHDGFTAHDLVSYSQKHNEANGENNQDGHNGNHSNNFGVEGPTDVPEITAARSRRVRAMLATLMFSQGVPMLLVGDEMGNTQHGNNNAYCQDNEKTWLDWASADADLTAFVAELTKVRRRFAPLRQKSFIHGEHAQWWRADGQPVEEFQWNDPAFRCVQLQLDDLLLVFNTGEGHELTLPPHPHGRDWKEEFATDLYLPHSVRLYS
- the hisD gene encoding histidinol dehydrogenase, translating into MTQDQLSPVNLRTIDLRGTNHTYAQLRTIVPRQSSEYVGNAAKTVERIIAGVRERGAQYLRELSAQFDQVEQGALRVPQSAIDEAVASLTPEVRAGLEVAIERTRTFARVQRPADARVEVAPGATLVNRWTPVRRAGVYVPGGLAVYPSSVVMNTVPAQAAGVESIVLCTPPQKEFGGMPHPTILAAAGLLGISEVWAIGGAQALAAMAYGVADGDDYLESVDTITGPGNIFVALAKRALQGVVGVDGEAGTTEIAVIADDTATPAFVAADLISQAEHDPNAGSVLITHSQQLAESVRAEITAQTAATKHSERVRTALEGVQSGVILTDSLEASVLVADAYAAEHLEIHTENAADVASQVRNAGAIFIGSYSPVPLGDYAAGSNHVLPTSGTAAFASGLNTTVFMKAVQLIEYSKDALAEIGDSIVALAEEEDLPAHGQAITARTR